Sequence from the Halobaculum rubrum genome:
GCGCCCCCGCCCGCCGGGTCCCACTCGAACGAGCGGCATTCGGCGGGGGAGGACGGATCCGTCCTTCCGGACCTATCGATCACACGGGGGACCGACAGCGGAGGGAACGACAGCCAGGGGTCGGAGGAGGACGACACAGACCCGACCGGCGGCAGCGACGGAGCCGACGACCCAGACTCGGCCGGCGGCAGCGACGGAGCCGACGACACAGACCCGACCGGCGGCAGCAACGGAGCCGACGACGTCACCGACCCAGCCGGAGCGACGGCCGGGTCCGCTGTCGATACCGGGACTGACGAGAGGGGCGCCGACGGGGATGCGACCGACATCGACGACAGTGGCGGAGACAACAGCGAGGGAGCGAGCGGCGAGGACGGCGGAACGGATAGCTGATCGACCGGGGCGGACGGGCGAGCCTACGTTCCGTCGAGGTACGGCTCACAAACCCGCCGGACACCCTCCTCGAAGTCGATCTCTGGCTCCCAGCCGGTGGCCTCGCGGATCCTCGAGATGTCGGCGCAGGTGTCGTGGACGTAGTTCTCCAGCGGGATCGGCTCGTACTCCGGCTCGACGTCGGTGCCGAGCGCGTCGTTGATCAGCTCGATCATCTCGTTGAAGGAGTACGGGTCGCCAGTCCCGAGGTTGTACACGCCGGCCAGCTCGTTGTCGGCGATCGCCTCCAGTCCGCGGACGATGTCGTCGACGTGGGTGAAGTCGCGCGTCTGGGAGCCGTCGCCCCACAGCACCGGCGCCTCGCCGTTGGCGATGTCGTCGGTGAACTGCGAGACGGTGTTGGCGTACTCGCCTTTGTGCCCCTCGGCGCCGCCGTACCCCTGATACACCGAGAAGAAGCGCGCGCCGGCACAGGTCAGGCCGTCGTAGAAGTCGTTGTAGTACTCCGCGTAGCGCTCGCGCCCGAGCATGGATGCGTCATAGCCCGTCGACGCCTCGAGATCCATGTCCTCGGGGCTGGGCTCCGTCCGGCTCCCGTACGCCGAGGAGGTCGACGCGTACACGACCGTGTCACAGCCGTCCGCGTGGGCCTGTTCGACGACGTTGACGAACCCCTCGATGTTGACGCGAGCGCCCTGCCGGGGGTTCTCCTCGAGCATCTGCCGCGACGACAGCGCCGCGAGGTGGAACACGACGTCCACGTCCGTCGGGAGGTCGTCGTCGAGCACGTCGGCCTTTAGGTACTCGACGTCCTCGGAGAGGTTCTCGGACGTTCCGAGGTACTCGTTGTCGAGCGCGATCACGTCGTTGCCGGCCGCGGCCAGCGTGTTCGCGAGGTTCGATCCGATGAACCCCGCGCCGCCGGTGACCAGCACGCGTGCGTCGTTCATACTCGGGATGGGCCAGCCCACGCAAAAAGCGGTATCGGTTGACTGATGCGCTGAGGGCGCCTCGATCGGCGGACATCGAACCGCCTTCGATCTGGAGACACCTGCCGATATCCGATCGAAAGCCGGCGGCGGCTTCCGGCGATCGAACCGCACGTCCCGGCCGTCGAACCGACCGAATCCGTGCGGATCACTCTCTCGGGTGTTCCGGGTCCGTGGTTTTATGCGGGTTCCCGGAGGACATTGAGCAAATGTCGTCCATCGAGCTTACAGACAGTCAGCGGAAGATCCTCAACGAACTGGTGAACCTCTACCGCGAGGAGGAGGACGCCGTCAAAGGCGAGACGATCGCCGACGCCGTCGGCCGCAACGCCGGCACGATCCGCAACCAGATGCAGAGCCTGAAGGCCCTCCAGTTGGTCGAGGGCGTACCCGGACCGAAGGGCGGGTACAAGCCGACCGCGACCGCCTTCGAGGCGCTGGACCTGCAGAACCTCGACGAACCGGCGTCGACGCCGCTGTTTCACGATGGCGACCGTCTCGAGAACGTGAACGTCCAGGAGATCAACCTCACGTCGGTCCACCACCCCGAACTGTGCCGCGCGGAGATCCACGTCCAGGGATCGGTGCGCGACTTCCACGAGGGCGACTCCGTCAGCGTCGGGCCGACCCCGCTGTCGAAGCTCGTCATCGACGGGACGGTCGACGGGAAGGACGACACCGCCTCGGTGCTCATCCTCAAGCTCGACGGGATGGAGGCGCCGTCGGAACCGCCCGAGCACTGATCGCGAACCGACGGGGAGTACCCACCCCGAAGTGATCACGGAT
This genomic interval carries:
- a CDS encoding NAD-dependent epimerase/dehydratase family protein, with the protein product MNDARVLVTGGAGFIGSNLANTLAAAGNDVIALDNEYLGTSENLSEDVEYLKADVLDDDLPTDVDVVFHLAALSSRQMLEENPRQGARVNIEGFVNVVEQAHADGCDTVVYASTSSAYGSRTEPSPEDMDLEASTGYDASMLGRERYAEYYNDFYDGLTCAGARFFSVYQGYGGAEGHKGEYANTVSQFTDDIANGEAPVLWGDGSQTRDFTHVDDIVRGLEAIADNELAGVYNLGTGDPYSFNEMIELINDALGTDVEPEYEPIPLENYVHDTCADISRIREATGWEPEIDFEEGVRRVCEPYLDGT
- a CDS encoding HTH domain-containing protein; translated protein: MSSIELTDSQRKILNELVNLYREEEDAVKGETIADAVGRNAGTIRNQMQSLKALQLVEGVPGPKGGYKPTATAFEALDLQNLDEPASTPLFHDGDRLENVNVQEINLTSVHHPELCRAEIHVQGSVRDFHEGDSVSVGPTPLSKLVIDGTVDGKDDTASVLILKLDGMEAPSEPPEH